The following proteins come from a genomic window of Montipora foliosa isolate CH-2021 chromosome 2, ASM3666993v2, whole genome shotgun sequence:
- the LOC137988651 gene encoding uncharacterized skeletal organic matrix protein 5-like — MKCKSYNFMITGDICELNNSTKEARPHDFLPDGARFYMGIRRDTAVPVSSSSCKELYEKHKFSKSQVYPLMFGSQKIPVYCHMGNFGCGGGGWTLAIKIDGKKVSIRQRKFFSTID, encoded by the exons ATGAAGTGCAAAAGCTACAATTTCATGATCACCGGCGATATCTGCGAGCTGAATAACAGTACTAAAGAAGCTAGACCCCATGACTTCCTACCAGATGGCGCTAGGTTCTATATGGGGATAAGGCGCGATACAG CTGTTCCTGTCTCTTCGTCTTCGTGCAAAGAGCTGTATGAAAAACACAA GTTCTCCAAAAGCCAAGTGTATCCACTGATGTTTGGGTCGCAGAAGATTCCTGTTTATTGTCACATGGGAAACTTTGGATGCGGAGGTGGAGGATGGACGCTTGCGATAAAGATTGACGGCAAAAAGGTATCGATCCGACAGCGCAAGTTTTTCTCAACAATCGACTGA
- the LOC137988436 gene encoding uncharacterized protein, with the protein MEMIKDRMEFKLRRGSVKVNIELEEKMLEIERQKAEIEHRKLQIEAERLNLEKEKLKKKLEVETAKQGMKSNTVKLPKLDFNKFSGELLKWQEFWDSFESAIHSNASLNPVEKMNYLRAKLEGEGEEVISGLTLTNANYEEAIRLLQKRFGQNEIIINAHYNTIMDKSVGKDCRL; encoded by the coding sequence ATGGAAATGATCAAAGACAGAATGGAATTTAAGCTCAGACGAGGAAGTGTGAAAGTAAACATTGAACTGGAGGAGAAGATGCTGGAAATCGAGCGACAAAAAGCCGAAATTGAACACCGAAAGTTACAAATTGAAGCAGAGAGACTAaacctggaaaaagaaaaactaaagaagAAACTTGAAGTAGAAACTGCGAAACAAGGTATGAAAAGTAACACTGTAAAATTGCCGAAGCTTGATTTCAATAAATTTAGTGGGGAACTACTGAAGTGGCAGGAATTCTGGGATTCATTTGAATCTGCAATACACTCGAACGCCTCGCTTAACCCAGTCGAGAAAATGAATTACCTAAGAGCTAAATTAGAGGGAGAAGGTGAAGAAGTAATCTCAGGATTAACCTTGACAAATGCCAACTATGAAGAAGCAATCAGACTATTGCAAAAACGCTTTGGTCAAAATGAAATCATCATCAATGCTCATTACaatacaatcatggacaaaagtgttgggaag